In the Alphaproteobacteria bacterium genome, GTGTCGTAGTTTGGCGCCGCGCCGACGGCCTTCGCGCCGCGTTTCAGGCTTTCGACCATCAACTCGTCGGTGCCCGGATTGTTGGTAAGGCCCTCCTGCGGCATCACGCAGAGCTCGATGTCGATCGCCCACTTGTATTCGTCGACCAGCGCCTGCACGCCCTCGAACCCGCGCATGCCGATCAGCGGGTCGACCTCCACATGGGTGCGCATGCGCGTCGTGCCGTGCTTGATGCACCCTTCCAGCGTCTCGCGCGCGCGCCGCGTGACATCTTCGACCGTCATGGTGTGCTTCACATCGGACACACGCTTCATGGCGTTGTGGTCGCGGCCCTTTTCCGGCGCGCAGCGATCGATGATGCGCGACTTGTCGAGGTGGATGTGCGTTTCGATCAGCCCGCCGCAGCACAGGCAGCCCCCGGCGTCGTACGACGGTGCATCGCAGACAAGGTTGACCTCGACCGCCGCGATGCGGCCCTTCTCGAAGCCGATGTCGGCCGGCGTATCGCCGCGGCCATGCACGCGCGCATTGCGGATCACGTAATCGATCATGCGGGGATACTCACGCTGCGCTAGCGGGTTGGAGAGCCGCGACGATCTCGTCCGAGTCGATGATCCAGCCGAGCGCGGCTTCGATCAGCTTGAGTGCCGCGTCATGGTAGTCGGGCCCATTCATCGAGGCGCACACGTCGCGCGTCACCACCACGCGATAGTCCCGATTGAACGCGTCGAAGCAGGCGCACAGCACGCAGTTGTTGGTGTTCACGCCGCAGATCACCAATGTCTTGATGTCGAGATTGCGCAACAGAAGCTCCAGATCAGTGTTGTCGAACGGGCTGTACCGATGCTTGAACACCGTGTGTTCGCCCGGACGGGGCGCGAGCGGCGCGACGATTTCGGTCACGGGCGCGCCCTCGATCGCGAGCGTCCTGCGTGGCTTGCCGAGCCCCGGCACCACGCTGCCGTGCTGCGCCATCCAGAACGGGTTCTTGTTGTCGACGGTTTCGCCCCGCGTTGGATCGTAGCGGTGATGCGTGCGCACAAAGATGACCGGCCGGCCGGAGGTCGCCCACGCCTCGCGCAGCCGTACCGCACGCGCGATGATGCGCTCGGCGTCCGGTTTCGCCACCAGCAGATGCCCGATCGAATGATCGAGGTGCGAACGGTTCATGTCCACGATGAGCAGCGCGCTGCGCGCAAGCCACGCCGGATCGAACTCCGATTTCGCAGCGCTCATGCCATGACCCTGTAGAGCTCGCGGTTGAGTTCGCTGACGATCTGATGGAAGCGATCGGTGAGCCGCGTCTCGTGGGCGCGCGGGCGCGGAAGGTCGATCTCGAACGTCCGGTGGATCCGACCGGGGCGCGCGCTCATCAGCACCACGCGATCGGACAGGAACACGGCTTCGGCCAGGCTGTGCGTCACGAACAGCACGGTCTTGCGGTAGTGGTGCCACAGGCGCATCAGCTCGAAGGCCATGCGGTCGCGCGTGATCTCGTCGAGCGCCGCGAACGGCTCGTCCATCAGCAGCACGGCAGGATCGAGCGCCAGCGCACGCGCCAGCGCGACGCGCTGCTGCATGCCGCCGGACAGCTGGTGCGGATATTTCGTCTCGAACCCATCGAGGCCAACCACCCCGATCAATTCATCGATGCTTGCCGCTTCGCGCGGCGCGCCGCCGCGCCCCGCCACCAGATCGCGCAGCAGGCCGATGTTCGCCGCAACCTTGAGCCATGGCATCAGGTTCGCCTGCTGGAACACAAGACCGATGCGGCCGGCGTGACGCAGGTTGCGCGGAGGCGTGCCACCGACCGTGACCGTGCCGCGCGT is a window encoding:
- a CDS encoding cysteine hydrolase is translated as MSAAKSEFDPAWLARSALLIVDMNRSHLDHSIGHLLVAKPDAERIIARAVRLREAWATSGRPVIFVRTHHRYDPTRGETVDNKNPFWMAQHGSVVPGLGKPRRTLAIEGAPVTEIVAPLAPRPGEHTVFKHRYSPFDNTDLELLLRNLDIKTLVICGVNTNNCVLCACFDAFNRDYRVVVTRDVCASMNGPDYHDAALKLIEAALGWIIDSDEIVAALQPASAA
- a CDS encoding ABC transporter ATP-binding protein; the protein is MSVAAELAREPAASRDGCAAIAIANVDVTYGVGGPEPIKALSGITLDVPDGAFVSLVGPSGCGKSTLLKVVADLMAPTRGTVTVGGTPPRNLRHAGRIGLVFQQANLMPWLKVAANIGLLRDLVAGRGGAPREAASIDELIGVVGLDGFETKYPHQLSGGMQQRVALARALALDPAVLLMDEPFAALDEITRDRMAFELMRLWHHYRKTVLFVTHSLAEAVFLSDRVVLMSARPGRIHRTFEIDLPRPRAHETRLTDRFHQIVSELNRELYRVMA